A window of Microbispora hainanensis genomic DNA:
GTCGCGGAGCCCACTCTCGTCGCCGACGTTCCAGTACCGCCCGGTTCGATGCCGCATCACCACGCCCTGGGCCCGCCCATCCGCCTCGCTGATCGAAGGGACTGGCCGGCCGACGGTGTTAACGCTCACACGGCTGGTGCCGCCACGTCGAGCGCGCGCCGGCATCCGCGTCATCTCAAGAAGGAAGGACATGGCGTGAAACGAAGGCTCAGAGTCTTACTGGCGGCCGCCGCCTTGCCTTTGGTGGTGGCGGGCATGCTCCTGGGGGTACGGCCCGCCGCGGCGGCCTCGCTGACCCGGGTGACCGGCTTCGGCGCCAACCCCACGAACCTGAACATGTACCTCTACGTGCCCGACCGGGTCGCGGCACGGCCGGCGCTGCTGGTGCTGGTGCATTACTGCACCGGATCCGCCGGCGCGATTTTCAACGGCAACGGGCACGACTACGTCACCGCCGCGGACCGGTACGGGTACATCATCGTGGTCCCCGAGGCCACCCGCAGTGGGCAGTGCTTCGACGTGTCCACCCCCGCCGCGCTCAGGCGCGACGGCGGGAGCGACTCCACCGGCATCATGTCGATGGTCTCCTGGGCGCGGCAGCGCTACAACGTCGACCCGAACCGGATCGTCGTGAGCGGCTTTTCCTCCGGCGCGATGATGACCAACGTCCTGGCCGCCGAATATCCCGACGTGTTCTCGGCCGGGGCGGCCTTCTCCGGCGTACCGGCCGGATGCTTCGCGACCACCGACGGCTCCCTGTGGAACAGCCAGTGCTCCGGCGGCAACCTCATCAAGTCCGCCCAGCAATGGGGCGACCAGGCCCGCGCCATGTACCCCGGCTACACCGGCCGCTACCCCCGCATGCAGCTGTGGCACGGCACCACCGACACCACTCTCGCCTACCCCAACTACGGCGAAGAGATCAAGCAGTGGACCAACCTGCACGGGCTGAGCCAGACCCCGTCCTTCACCGACCACCCGCAGTCGTCGTGGACCCGCACCCGCTACGGCGACACAAGCACCCAGGCCACCATCGAAGGCATCAGCATCTCCGGCGTCGGCCACCAACTCCCCATGAACGGCCAGCTCGCCTACGCCATCTCCTTCCTCGGCCTCGACAGCACCACCACACCCTCACCCTCACCCAGCCCCTCGGCGAGCCCTTCGCCCAGCCCGTCGGCGACCCCCACCACCGGTGGCGGTGGCGGGGCGATCAAGGGGGTGGCCTCCGGCCGCTGCCTGGACGTGCCCGGCGCGACCACCGCCGACGGCACCCAGGTGCAGCTGTGGGACTGCAACGGCCAGACCAACCAGACCTGGTCGTCCACCTCCGCCGGCGAGATCCGCGTGTACGGCAACAAGTGCCTCGACGCGGCCGGCACCGGCAACGGCGTCAAGGTCCAGATCTACAGCTGCTGGGGCGGCGACAACCAGAAGTGGCGCCTCAACTCCGACGGCTCCATCCAGGGCGTCCAGTCCGGGCTGTGCCTGGACGCCGTCGGAGCCGGCACCGGCAACGGCACCAAGATCCAGCTGTACTCCTGCCACGGCGGCACCAACCAGAAGTGGACCTGGAACGGCTGACCCCGCACTCGGCACCCGTCGCCGGGGACCGCGCGAGCACGTCCCCGGCGGCGGATGACGGTCCTGCCGTTCAGGCCCGGAGCTGGAGTGCCGCGCCGTACGGGTCAGGGACGGAGCTTCTCGTGCGCGT
This region includes:
- a CDS encoding PHB depolymerase family esterase; translated protein: MLLGVRPAAAASLTRVTGFGANPTNLNMYLYVPDRVAARPALLVLVHYCTGSAGAIFNGNGHDYVTAADRYGYIIVVPEATRSGQCFDVSTPAALRRDGGSDSTGIMSMVSWARQRYNVDPNRIVVSGFSSGAMMTNVLAAEYPDVFSAGAAFSGVPAGCFATTDGSLWNSQCSGGNLIKSAQQWGDQARAMYPGYTGRYPRMQLWHGTTDTTLAYPNYGEEIKQWTNLHGLSQTPSFTDHPQSSWTRTRYGDTSTQATIEGISISGVGHQLPMNGQLAYAISFLGLDSTTTPSPSPSPSASPSPSPSATPTTGGGGGAIKGVASGRCLDVPGATTADGTQVQLWDCNGQTNQTWSSTSAGEIRVYGNKCLDAAGTGNGVKVQIYSCWGGDNQKWRLNSDGSIQGVQSGLCLDAVGAGTGNGTKIQLYSCHGGTNQKWTWNG